The proteins below come from a single Oryzias latipes chromosome 14, ASM223467v1 genomic window:
- the LOC101161181 gene encoding zinc finger X-chromosomal protein isoform X4 — protein sequence MVSEDGTEVTVEGAVEDQEVEKDEDGQEVIKVYIFKADSGEDDMGESVDISDGDAESMALTESSSQTLREKLIYKSGDSHHNQGHHGVEDSDGCENRNGAASALLHIDESDGIDEINRQRTRSRRRSEPRQVQTAIIIGPYGQPLTVYPCMLCGKKFKSRGFLKRHTKNNHQDVLSRKKYQCTDCDFTTNKKASLHNHMEVHALSSKAPFECEMCGKEFHQQGALFSHRLQHHHREPKSQPPPPPPPPPPPVPTKMHKCKFCNYETAEQGLLNRHLLAVHSKSFPHICVECGKGFRHPSELKKHMRTHTGEKPYSCLYCDYKSADSSNLKTHIKTKHSKEMPYKCERCFQTFAEEEELLQHGLTHEENKTHQCAHCDHKSSNSSDLKRHIISVHTKDYPHKCAVCGKGFHRPSELKKHSLSHRTKKLHQCRHCNFKIADPFVLSRHILSVHTKEQQASAEKSEAKRTETHTPAVTTKKSAPSGSSGSGPPARVSAASLASSVTVVIGKGQKERRIYQCQYCDYSTGDASGFKRHVISIHTKDYPHRCEICSKGFRRPSEKNQHIMRHHKDVVQAE from the exons ATGGTGTCTGAGGATGGAACAGAGGTCACGGTGGAAGGAGCAGTTGAGGACCAGGAAGTGGAGAAGGATGAGGATGGACAGGAGGTGATAAAGGTGTACATATTCAAGGCAGATTCTGGAGAGGATGACATGG gagAATCTGTTGACATTAGTGATGGTGATGCAGAAAGCATGGCACTCACTGAGTCTTCAAGCCAAACTCTCAGAGAAAAACTGATTTACAAGTCTGGGGATTCTCACCACAATCAAGGACACCATG GTGTGGAGGATAGTGACGGCTGTGAAAACAGAAATGGTGCAGCCAGTGCTCTTCTGCACATCGATGAATCTGATGGCATTGATGAAATCAACAGGCAGCGCACCAGGAGCAGGAGACGGTCAGAGCCACGGCAGGTTCAAACAG CCATCATCATCGGTCCGTATGGTCAGCCGCTGACAGTTTACCCTTGTATGCTTTGTGGGAAAAAGTTTAAGTCGCGAGGCTTCCTTAAACGCCACACGAAGAATAACCACCAGGATGTTCTATCTAGGAAAAAGTATCAGTGCACAGACTGTGACTTCACCACCAACAAGAAGGCCAGCCTTCATAACCACATGGAAGTGCATGCTCTGAGCAGCAAGGCCCCATTTGAGTGTGAGATGTGTGGTAAGGAGTTCCACCAACAGGGGGCACTATTTTCTCACAGACTGCAACACCACCACAGAGAGCCCAAAAGCCAGCCTccgcctccacctcctcctcctcctcctcctgttcccaccaaaatgcataaatgcaaGTTCTGTAACTATGAAACTGCTGAACAGGGTTTGCTCAATCGCCACCTGTTGGCTGTTCACAGCAAAAGCTTCCCCCACATCTGTGTTGAATGTGGGAAAGGTTTTCGACACCCATCCGAGTTAAAGAagcacatgcgcacacacactgGCGAGAAGCCTTATTCCTGTCTGTACTGCGACTACAAGTCAGCAGATTCCTCTAATCTCAAAACGCACATCAAGACCAAACACAGCAAAGAGATGCCGTACAAGTGCGAACGCTGCTTTCAGACCTttgctgaggaggaggagttaTTGCAACATGGACTAACACACGAGGAGAACAAGACCCACCAATGTGCCCACTGTGACCACAAAAGCTCCAATTCCAGTGACCTAAAACGCCATATTATATCCGTTCACACCAAGGACTATCCACACAAGTGTGCCGTGTGTGGGAAAGGCTTCCACCGGCCCTCTGAACTTAAGAAGCATTCTCTATCTCACCGCACAAAGAAACTCCACCAGTGCCGGCACTGCAACTTCAAAATTGCGGACCCTTTTGTTCTCAGCCGCCACATTTTGTCTGTTCACACGAAAGAGCAGCAGGCCTCAGCGGAAAAGAGTGAGGCTAAGAGGACAGAGACGCACACTCCTGCCGTGACTACTAAAAAGTCTGCTCCTAGTGGGTCGAGTGGCTCCGGCCCGCCTGCGAGGGTCAGTGCTGCCAGTCTAGCCAGCAGTGTGACAGTAGTTATAGGCAAAGGTCAAAAGGAGAGGAGGATTTACCAGTGTCAGTACTGCGACTACAGCACCGGGGATGCCTCGGGCTTCAAGCGGCATGTCATTTCCATTCACACAAAAGACTATCCACATCGCTGTGAGATCTGCTCGAAAGGCTTCAGGCGCCCCTCGGAGAAGAACCAGCATATCATGCGTCACCATAAGGACGTGGTGCAGGCAGAGTGA
- the LOC101165663 gene encoding lipocalin codes for MTSVLILLGAVLCSLSVSSEVVPQADFNLQEMAGKWYTVGYATNAQWFVSRKATMKMGTAMLKPTAEGDLDIASSRLNSDGTCRRKNKLAKKTSIPGKFSYFCQRWGSLNDITVVDVKYDEYAVIHTLKTKGDDVYSAVKLYGRSPDLSAEVLAKFKRVSSASGILPDNIVLLPKNGECTDA; via the exons ATGACCTCTGTGCTCATCCTGCTGGGAGCCGTGCTCTGCTCCCTGAGTGTCTCCTCTGAAGTCGTACCTCAGGCAGACTTTAACTTACAGGAG ATGGCAGGGAAGTGGTATACAGTAGGATATGCCACCAATGCTCAGTGGTTTGTAAGCCGCAAAGCAACGATGAAGATGGGAACAGCCATGCTAAAACCAACTGCAGAAGGAGACTTGGACATTGCCTCCTCTCGTCTCAA TTCTGATGGCACTTGCAGGAGAAAGAACAAACTTGCGAAGAAAACAAGCATACCCGGGAAGTTCTCATATTTCTGTCAGA gaTGGGGGAGTTTGAATGACATAACTGTGGTTGACGTCAAATATGACGAGTATGCCGTGATCCACACCCTCAAAACAAAAGGAGATGATGTCTACAGTGCCGTCAAACTCTATG GCCGCAGTCCTGACCTCAGTGCTGAGGTGTTGGCGAAGTTCAAGCGGGTCTCTTCGGCGAGTGGCATCCTGCCAGACAACATTGTTCTGCTTCCCAAAAACG GGGAGTGCACAGATGCCTAA